In the Puntigrus tetrazona isolate hp1 chromosome 19, ASM1883169v1, whole genome shotgun sequence genome, tctttttcttctgctgaGATGATTACGAGTTATGAGCTTgtcatttgtttataaaaaaaaaaaaaaaaaaaaaaaaaaaaaaattgaagcgCTATATCTATAATATATGTTCAAACAATTTTGTAGaatcattaactttttttaagtgaaGAAAGTGCTTTTGCCTtgctgcaaaataatttttctgcATGCATTATTAGCCTATTATTTAACATCTCGgctgttattttaatgctaacTTAAGCAAATGTTTACGAGGAACTGTCACATGtagattttattagattttgcTGCTGATAATGatgatactactactactactactactactactactactactaataataataataataataataataataataataataataaaaagtaatgttaaataattttaagtagaaacaaaacaaaattcgTAGTTTACTTACATCACCGCTCCTGGGTGAAATATAAGTTTTATTCATTGTAGATCGTTACCGCCTCCTAGTGGACATTTGACAATTCTGTCATGTCTGGCTTGCAAGTATCAAATTATgattaagatattaaaaacaaataagtgagcaatttttatttatttcgtttttttacaTCAGCATAAAACACTTAACAAACATTGTTAACACACATAGTAAAACATTTGCATAGTAGCCATagtcaatattaaaaaagcttttttcacattaatttaaaaatattttaatggccTAATGTAGAGAGAGCTGGACGGGTTCGAGTCCCAGGTCTGGCAGGGATTGTAGGTGGGGGGAGTGAAAAATCAGCACTCTCTTCACCTTCAATGTCATGACTGAGGTGAGACCCTCGAGCAAGACACCAAACCCTAACCCACAgctctgggtgtgtgtgtgcactgctgtgtgtgtgcactttggATCACCTGGCCACTtcacttttatattaaacaaatctcCTTTCTGACTAAAAGTCCAGTCGATTTTTAACATATGTTCCACAAGTCGTGATtgatagaattattattataatcaatttttatagaatttaCAGAACATTTTCTCATAGACAATATGTGTTACATGGCTCACCAGAGGTGAAAAAGTCATATATATTGACCAAAGGAAACATAGTCACCGCCCCCAACATCGAGCCCAACTGCACTACAGCTCCACACCACACAAGGGCGCTGTGGCCTTCATCCCGCAAGATGACGGCAACAATCACTTTTACATAAGACAGGATGAAGATGAAAAAGAACCATGCCAACACCTGAAAGCACAGCGTGTTACTCAGTGTGaatatacaaaaagaaacaataatactgttcaagcaattattaattaataacttgttcttttattggaaaaaacaaacaaactggaCCTAAGTACTCACAATAAGGACGGCTCCAGAGGTGTCATTAACTAGCAGTGGACATGGACTCAACACAGCCATACCCATAATGTAAAATCCAATAAGAGAACCAATTGAAGTGAGAACTCCCATCAACACTAAGGACCTGTTCAGAATGCAAGTGTGGAGAAGTAGCAAGTGAGTTTATAgccattctatctatctatctatctatctatctatctatctatctatctatctatctatctatctatctatctatctatctatctatctatcccatAATGTATTTAAGGGGCTCTGTTTCTGTATACTACTGACTCTTTAGTACCTCTTAAGATAAACGCTATTTTGAGACACAATgaatataaatcaaaatgtgcatttaacatactatctctgtatttaaaaatgtatttagctaccacttcatatttattgtgtacacttagatgatctgaagtataaaactaatgtaaaaaGCAGTTATTGTTCATTTCACTATAAAATCAATGCAATGAATTGTAATTGTTCGTGATGTAGCTCACCTTTGAGTGTAAAACATGCTGATGAAACAAGCTATAGGATTGGCAACATTCGCCATAGTTGCTGACCAGTGATAGGCCTGGTCTCCATATGGTAAACAAGAGTATGATTGCACTGATGGCAAACCGGTATTGGTCAGAGCGGTCACCCATGCTAGCATAATGTAGATGTATATGACTTGCATCCATGTGTGTGTCCCCGTCCCAAACATGCTCTTGGGTTTCTGACTAGACTTTTGAGAACGCATCATTGGTTTCTGTTCAGATTTCCTGTTTTTCCAACTTGATATGAGatcttcatttacatttatgttattgGGACGTTCTCGGGCCACAGCTGGATGGTAGTTCAAAAGTAAGAATGCCCCCAAACAAACCACCATCATAGCCGCCAGGATGAAAAAATAGGCTTCAACGGAAAAGTTAGCCGGTTGGTAGTGAGGCACAAGTTTAGTTTCTCTTTCCGACACATTAAGTTGTGTTTCATTGGATCTGAGGATTTGAGATGCATTGACACATTCCATCACACCTACACCTTGAACCATCGCCACTAAAGCTGGGACAAGACCACTCAGGCCTTCTCCTACATAATATGTCATGAGATACTCCGCCTTGAGCTGCGTCATGAAGGGAAGGAACGTCACCGAAGAGGTGCAATCCACTAATGagatgaagaagatgaggagCAGCAGAGGAACACTGCGCTCTACGCCTCGCACCACTACCGTCTCACTCCAGAAGAAAGCCAGGAAAAGGCTCGCCAGTATCCCGAAACCAACAATAAAATAGATAACGGCAGTCTCGTTAAGCTTTCCTGGGCGGAAGCGGTGCATTAATGTGACAAACAGAGGTCCGATATTGGCCAGTTGGACAATAACAGAGATGTAAGAGGGAAGATACCAACCCTCAGGTACGTGTGGAACGATGAGAGGCAGCTCCACCCACAGACCACAGATGGTGACCCAGGAGCCCATGCCAAACAGGCCAGCCAAGACATGGGTGAGTACAGATGTGGCCATGCTAATTCAGATCAGACTTCGTAACCTTAATGTCTAAAAAATAGTTTGTATAGTATAGTTAGTACTCAAGAGAATTTCATTCAGCGACAGACATTATTACTTGGAGCCACTATGACGTACAAATGACAAACTTCATCTTCAGACTCCAAATTTGGTGCAGTCAaagtta is a window encoding:
- the si:ch73-196l6.5 gene encoding riboflavin transporter 2, with product MATSVLTHVLAGLFGMGSWVTICGLWVELPLIVPHVPEGWYLPSYISVIVQLANIGPLFVTLMHRFRPGKLNETAVIYFIVGFGILASLFLAFFWSETVVVRGVERSVPLLLLIFFISLVDCTSSVTFLPFMTQLKAEYLMTYYVGEGLSGLVPALVAMVQGVGVMECVNASQILRSNETQLNVSERETKLVPHYQPANFSVEAYFFILAAMMVVCLGAFLLLNYHPAVARERPNNINVNEDLISSWKNRKSEQKPMMRSQKSSQKPKSMFGTGTHTWMQVIYIYIMLAWVTALTNTGLPSVQSYSCLPYGDQAYHWSATMANVANPIACFISMFYTQRSLVLMGVLTSIGSLIGFYIMGMAVLSPCPLLVNDTSGAVLIVLAWFFFIFILSYVKVIVAVILRDEGHSALVWCGAVVQLGSMLGAVTMFPLVNIYDFFTSGEPCNTYCL